The Neurospora crassa OR74A linkage group IV, whole genome shotgun sequence genome has a segment encoding these proteins:
- the gh18-4 gene encoding chitinase 1, whose amino-acid sequence MLWSGSSSDKQTTLSPSSPFAPYTTTTSLRHLRSFIRSFVMMFSIKAAALAVLSFSSFLVDAAPAPMCPGTNVTSTSADTNVTVPDRADSSGYKNVVYFTNWGIYGRNYQAADLPADKITHVLYSFANLKEDGTVFSSDTWSDTDKRYPTDSWNDNGTNVYGCVKQLYLLKKANRNVRVLLSIGGWTYSQTSPSRFALTASTAESRTKFATSALALVKDWGFDGIDIDWEYPASETEAQNFLLLLKEIRSQMDKYAAAHADGYHFLLTMAASAGPSKYGVLESSMKEIGETLDFMNLMAYDYAGAWDKKAGHQANLYPDEKNPDTTPFSTDRAVTDYIKFGIPSNKIVLGMPLYGRAFASTDGPGTAYSGVGEGSWEKGIWDYKVLPKSGAKVFLDEKVGASWSYDETNKVMVSYDTPEMVKQKVSYIKEKGLGGAMYWEASGDRTDKDSLMTVVKDGLGTLDSEKNLLEYPDSQYDNMKKGMSS is encoded by the exons ATGTTGTGGTCTGGTTCATCATCAGACAAGCAAACAAcactctctccctcctctccttttgCGCcatacactactactaccagtCTGCGGCATCTTCGTTCATTCATTCGTTCATTCGTTATGATGTTCTCTATCAAGGCGGCCGCACTGGCtgtcctttccttctcttcattCCTTGTGGATGCTGCGCCTGCGCCTATGTGCCCGGGCACCAAcgttacctctacctctgcTGACACCAACGTGACTGTCCCTGATCGTGCAGACAGTAGCGGATACAAGAACGTTGTGTACTTTACAAACTG GGGCATCTACGGCCGCAACTACCAGGCTGCCGACCTTCCAGCCGACAAAATCACCCATGTCCTGTACTCCTTTGCCAACCTCAAAGAAGACGGAACTGTCTTTTCCTCAGACACCTGGTCTGACACGGATAAGCGCTATCCCACTGACT CCTGGAACGACAACGGCACCAACGTCTACGGCTGCGTCAAACAGCTCTACCTCCTCAAAAAAGCCAACCGCAACGTCCGcgtcctcctctccattGGCGGCTGGACCTACTCCCAGACCTCTCCCAGCCGCTTCGCGCTGaccgcctccaccgccgAATCCCGCACCAAGTTCGCCACTTCGGCCCTGGCCCTCGTCAAAGACTGGGGTTTCGACGGCATCGACATCGACTGGGAATACCCGGCCTCGGAAACCGAAGCCCAAAACTTTTTGCTTTTGCTCAAAGAAATCCGCTCGCAGATGGACAAGTACGCGGCCGCCCACGCCGACGGGTACCACTTCCTGCTGACCATGGCCGCCTCGGCGGGTCCGTCCAAGTACGGCGTCTTGGAGTCGTCGATGAAGGAAATCGGCGAGACTTTGGACTTTATGAACCTCATGGCCTACGACTACGCGGGCGCGTGGGATAAGAAGGCCGGCCACCAGGCTAACTTGTACCCGGACGAGAAGAACCCGGACACGACGCCCTTCTCGACCGATCGGGCCGTCACGGACTACATCAAGTTCGGCATCCCTTCCAACAAGATCGTGCTGGGCATGCCGCTGTACGGCCGCGCGTTCGCGTCGACGGATGGACCGGGTACCGCCTACTCGGGCGTCGGCGAGGGATCGTGGGAGAAGGGTATTTGGGATTACAAGGTGTTGCCCAAGAGTGGAGCCAAGGTTTTCCTGGATGAAAAGGTCGGCGCTAGCTGGAGTTATGATGAGACGAACAAGGTCATGGTCAGCTACGATACGCCCGAGATGGTCAAGCAGAAGGTGAGCTacatcaaggagaaggggcTGGGCGGTGCCATGTACTGGGAGGCGTCGGGCGATCGGACGGATAAGGACAGCTTGATGACGGTGGTCAAGGATGGGTTGGGAACTTTGGACAGCGAGAAGAACTTGTTGGAGTATCCCGACAGTCAGTATGATAACATGAAGAAGGGCATGTCTTCGTGA
- a CDS encoding alpha/beta hydrolase fold protein, which translates to MAAIPPAAALDTAGPTGSEEIHVAPSLPLTQKLKYGALAYGITKLIKTPLNLITAIKTDYLGSSPTNPDIIKAYPSRPQLPVRVFLPKSHSGEDGPCPTKLPTLLTIHGGGFVLGSPYDNDSWNRRFVQLAQEGDTPFCVIALDYRKAPSYPFPTAIHDLEAVILDLFKSDDLPGIDLNRVAIAGWSAGGNLALAVSQLPNIRPLLKAVVPMYPVLDFVTPSETKATKSRRYKPALGGFRGKDTDFLMGLSGMFDWAYVSPGQKMGDPLLSPVYAVSVEEATAEGAEKVVVVKGREKFPANVFVIACELDMLGGEAWRMACKLGGKKVPGVEDMLGREEVGEEKGKLELEDERFHWRVEVDEGQVKRRYRWLLVPDAIHGYDQDGVGRFGDEELVRDGMEKREEVMKIIRGWLMDGVL; encoded by the exons ATGGCCGCTATaccccccgccgccgccctcgacACTGCTGGCCCAACTGGCTCGGAGGAGATCCATGTCGCCCCATCACTCCCACTCACCCAGAAGCTCAAGTACGGCGCATTGGCTTACGGCATCACCAAGCTCATCAAGACTCCACTCAACTTGATCACGGCCATCAAGACCGACTACTTGGGCTCATCCCCTACCAACCCGGATATCATCAAGGCGTATCCTTCAAGACCGCAGTTGCCCGTTCG GGTATTCCTCCCCAAATCACACTCGGGCGAAGATGGTCCATGTCCCACAAAACTACCCACCTTACTCACCATccacggcggcggcttcgtCCTCGGCTCACCCTACGACAACGACAGTTGGAACCGGCGCTTTGTCCAACTTGCCCAAGAAGGCGACACTCCCTTTTGCGTAATCGCCCTCGACTACCGCAAAGCCCCTTCCTACCCATTCCCAACAGCAATCCACGATCTCGAAGCCGTCATTCTGGACCTTTTCAAGTCAGATGACCTGCCCGGCATCGACCTCAACCGCGTCGCCATTGCGGGGTGGAGCGCCGGCGGgaacttggccttggccgTCTCGCAATTACCAAACATTCGCCCACTACTCAAGGCTGTGGTGCCCATGTACCCCGTGCTGGACTTTGTCACGCCTTCGGAGACCAAAGCGACAAAATCGAGACGGTATAAACCGGCGCTGGGCGGGTTTAGGGGAAAAGACACGGATTTCTTGATGGGCTTGTCGGGCATGTTTGATTGGGCTTATGTTTCCCCCGGGCAAAAGATGGGGGATCCGTTGTTGAGTCCGGTTTATGCTGTCAGTGTGGAAGAAGCAACCGCAGAAGGGGCGGaaaaggtagtagtagtaaagggaagggaaaagtTTCCTGCGAATGTGTTTGTGATTGCTTGTGAGCTGGATATGTTGGGGGGCGAGGCGTGGCGGATGGCGTGCAAGTTGGGAGGGAAAAAGGTGCCGGGGGTGGAGGACATGTTGGGGAGGGAAGAGGTGGgtgaggaaaagggaaagttggagttggaggatgAGAGGTTTCATTGGCGGGTGGAAGTGGACGAAGGGCAAGTGAAGAGGAGATAtaggtggttgttggtgccgGATGCGATTCATGGGTATGATCAGGATGGCGTGGGGCGGTTTGGGGATGAGGAGCTGGTgagggatgggatggagaagagggaggaggttaTGAAGATTATTAGGGGGTGGTTGATGGATGGGGTTCTATGA